Proteins encoded by one window of Drosophila melanogaster chromosome X:
- the Rab3-GEF gene encoding Rab3 GDP-GTP exchange factor, isoform H — MSDQQKASLCPRLVDYMAIVGAHTTPPMPKGLQGLKAPPVQVPDLLRRYPPSDHADFPLPLDMVYFCQPEGCTSVGPRRTGSAIRDMTSFVFALTDKDSGKTRYGICVNFYRPIERPSSAAGSAGAGNDRPGNGGPGGHGGGAGGGAGGGGRGGRRSSAFRRESWRKSMERSSDSAFSSDYRSNVAPSDSDRELTSRRDSDQQRLHSHHSHHQPHHPSASPAVPKLGLMAPSADSESGGSHSPSPRASRKRTKLRNQSLTSLCIISHHPFFTTFRECLFILKKLIDACNESSSPKRVGASQKINRDNVWTVLTGHVSDATPSIVLHDVREIETWILRLLSTPVPVPGSTRVEVEVLSPTVHEPLLFALPDHTRFSLVDFPLHLPLELLGVETCLKVWTLIMQENKVLFQSRDYNALSMSVMAFVTMLYPLEYMFPVIPLLPTCLSCAEQLLLAPTPFVIGVPASFLVYKKNFRLPDDIWVVDLDSTKLTPPTGGYEEIPPLPEPEGTILKNHLKQAMLLMDEAGLGALTSMTATNTAVSSQQLLPSVRDSLQEPPLLGVSQVRLPLQTPPHSAQASQRNSMSAQGTISSRQPSPMNSPALNPFVYGTDVDSVDVATRVAMVRFFNAQNTLANFAEHTRTLRLYPRPVVAFQINSFLRSRPRASQFLNQFARTQAVEFLAEWSLTPTNVAFLRVQTGVMDPMQVGDKPKWFAHALTPIRFSVWDDGSSLNGALRSLKQLECQPTDESGSDSEGADSSSSSYSSLSDFVSEMASSDLSPSLHDVFGSYNRPHVVPQTLSSNLDPALVYHPPSKLQYPEGIADAVASKEEEDEERADSPVSSSSSRSDLSSPSFNRDSEFDFQPKGGQTLGSTTVGSGAAAPSFELATPLAMRLEATIKMASIEQESDTVSTATGKTIAAGSKLQRHPSDSESRPEKKIPPPLTPPVKQPGVSNILARTGSSGSSSSSPGRQSSQSSLFENFASHAKELVRETTRQSSQEGLLAHVDKFTLHAKKAAGEASKQALEVSKQAAGVSKNTLEDLTYVGKSTLGDLTKTAKEAATKKGIIKIEEHSAGGAGPPPKSPGSQLATHKQVQQSGGQGGGNNFFSAIGTDFNGLASSTSTMFSGMFGKKSQQKQVPVQQKQPNVSAGKAKSGINFDPFPGRKGLVERTPLIKHSGPRQTQEELTRQQNQERSHSNAENQTFLKDVTNQVLAGEGVGWLKLNRFKKLMEDESYRTLVLSKLNKTLDKKIAPDDHIDDVCVTKPVWKGMLKCIQAIAGGLDVTFANFGLGGMASVFQLMEVAHTHYWSKEINEGSDMSSSLLSSHAASPMGSRENLRSPSSPNGSHSALGSEWASPQESRKSSTQLAHGGPGGSHSGAPINRRLSSADSQDGQSTTEMFKDMLSQKRSALKNMLTSFDSDTTTSKDSKKSSGNLWSGKSTLSAGFRYTGGHLINTSSSPSPDSPRVYLFEGLLGKDRLNLWNQMQFWEDAFLDAVSQERDMIGMDQGPIEMMERYKSLSESERKRLEHDEDRLLSTMLYNLTAILVMLNVAKDEIRRKIRRLLGKSHIGLVYSQEVHNVVDQINNLNGNDIDLKPLGSRLLHRQSFTVHQGTDVNGPLRFMEVRDDGLVLRSVDGTIVERWWYERLVNMTYSPKTKLLCLWRRNGGQTQLHKYYTRKCKELYNCIKEAMERGGTPTNVPELGGEFPVQDMNTGEGGLLQVCLEGVGLLFSNSKFFVRLDHIRKCFTQKGGIFVLEEYNPKTRNLIQRKYQSSMSDQICYSVLCVFSYVAAGQDQKKNPVVITPQIQDIHAQQKQKHQQQQQHQQPQQQQQPHQTTTQQNQPTAVASAVPTTTAPAGQVNPNRMTAKSQAGSISIRHTVPMQKPTITMSTVQPQARMPAQVATASVPVTVPVPPTPAPPTSNPAKLPQLPPRVPSQPSTESLASISSPPPKLRTPMSAPPGPPPAIPPRTGAISRSGSVPAARSFVRQASANSTPPQYTPQPPPPFVIPKRHSGLARASTLSSSTSPSMSSSSASNHPGHSQSQQRASHGSVAAVLQSMPEAEPGYGSGSGSISGSSSGSGSASGSIASASPQAHRKHXRRSSFFKFGGGGGGGGGGGPGGGANPGAGGGGGGQMGEEPHPHAHRRDVCRTICIPWL, encoded by the exons ATGTCGGACCAGCAGAAAGCCTCCCTCTGTCCCCGTCTGGTGGACTACATGGCCATAGTGGGTGCCCACACGACGCCTCCGATGCCAAAGGGACTGCAGGGCCTCAAGGCCCCGCCAGTGCAG GTGCCCGACTTGCTGCGTCGCTATCCCCCCTCGGATCATGCGGACTTCCCGCTGCCCCTGGACATGGTGTACTTTTGCCAACCGGAGGGTTGCACCAGCGTTGGACCTCGACGCACTGGCTCCGCCATTCGGGACATGACCTCCTTTGTATTCGCGCTGACCGACAAGGATTCGGGCAAGACACGCTATGGCATATGCGTGAACTTCTATCGTCCCATTGAGCGACCTAGTTCGGCGGCGGGATCGGCAGGAGCTGGCAACGATCGTCCGGGTAATGGTGGACCTGGTGGCCATGGGGGCGGcgctggaggaggagcaggaggcggAGGGCGTGGTGGAAGACGGTCGTCGGCCTTCAGGCGGGAGTCGTGGCGCAAGAGCATGGAACGCAGCTCGGATTCGGCATTTAGCAG CGACTACAGAAGTAACGTAGCGCCTAGCGATTCGGATCGTGAACTGACCTCGCGTCGCGATTCGGACCAGCAGCGCCTACACTCACACCACTCGCACCACCAGCCGCACCATCCGTCGGCGAGCCCGGCTGTGCCCAAACTGGGCCTGATGGCTCCCTCGGCGGACTCCGAGTCCGGCGGCAGTCATTCCCCATCGCCGCGGGCCTCGCGAAAGAGGACGAAACTGCGCAACCAGTCGCTCACCTCGCTGTGCATCATCTCGCACCATCCGTTCTTCACCACCTTCCGCGAATGCCTGTTCATTCTGAAGAAGCTCATCGATGCTTGCAACGAATCCTCTTCACCGAAGCGGGTTGGTGCCTCCCAAAAGATCAACCGGGACAATGTGTGGACGGTGCTGACGGGCCATGTCAGCGATGCCACGCCGTCGATTGTACTGCACGATGTGCGCGAAATCGAAACCTGGATCCTGCGACTACTCTCCACGCCGGTTCCTGTGCCAGGATCGACCAGAGTTGAG GTTGAGGTGCTGTCGCCGACGGTGCATGAACCCCTGCTGTTTGCATTGCCTGACCACACTCGCTTCTCTCTGGTGGACTTCCCGCTCCATCTGCCATTGGAGCTGCTCGGCGTGGAGACGTGCCTGAAGGTATGGACCCTGATCATGCAGGAGAACAAGGTGCTGTTCCAGTCGCGCGACTATAACGCCCTCTCCATGTCGGTAATGGCCTTCGTCACTATGCTGTATCCGCTGGAGTATATGTTCCCGGTCATCCCGCTGCTGCCCACCTGCCTAAGTTGTGCGGAGCAGCTACTGTTGGCACCAACGCCCTTTGTCATCGGGGTGCCCGCCTCTTTCCTGGTCTACAAAAAAAACTTCCG TCTACCGGATGACATTTGGGTGGTCGACTTGGACTCCACCAAATTGACGCCACCGACTGGTGGCTACGAAGAAATACCACCGCTACCTGAGCCCGAGGGCACCATTCTGAAGAACCACCTCAAGCAG GCTATGCTATTGATGGATGAAGCTGGACTTGGT GCACTTACCTCGATGACGGCCACCAATACGGCGGTCTCCTCACAACAGCTATTACCATCGGTGCGGGATAGTCTTCAGGAACCACCGTTGCTAGG GGTTTCTCAAGTGAGACTTCCCCTCCAGACGCCTCCTCACTCGGCGCAGGCCAGTCAACGGAACTCGATGTCCGCCCAAGGAACGATTAGTTCCCGCCAACCGAGCCCGATGAATTCACCAGCCCTCAATCCATTCGTTTACGGAACGGATGTGGATTCCGTGGACGTGGCCACGCGGGTGGCGATGGTGCGATTTTTCAATGCTCAAAATACATTGGCTAACTTTGCTGAGCACACGCGCACTTTGCGGCTATATCCACGTCCAGTGGTGGCATTCCAAATCAATAGTTTCCTACGATCCCGACCAAGAGCCTCGCAGTTCCTGAATCAATTTGCCAGGACTCAGGCCGTAGAGTTCCTGGCCGAATGGTCACTAACGCCCACGAATGTGGCGTTCCTTCGAGTGCAGACTGGCGTTATGGATCCCATGCAGGTGGGCGATAAGCCCAAGTGGTTCGCCCACGCTCTGACCCCCATCCGATTTTCGGTGTGGGACGATGGCAGCTCACTGAATGGAGCCCTGCGATCGCTGAAACAACTCGAGTGCCAGCCGACGGACGAGAGTGGTTCGGATTCAGAGGGAGCGGATAGTAGTAGCTCATCGTACAGCTCACTCAGTGATTTTGTATCGGAAATGGCCTCCTCCGATCTTTCGCCCAGCCTGCATGATGTCTTTGGGTCTTACAATCGGCCACATGTTGTTCCTCAGACTCTCTCCTCGAATTTGGATCCGGCCTTGGTCTATCATCCGCCCAGCAAGCTGCAGTATCCCGAAGGCATTGCCGATGCGGTGGCCAGCaaagaggaggaggatgaggagcgTGCCGATAGCCCTGTGTCCTCATCCTCCAGTCGCTCGGATCTGAGTTCGCCCAGCTTCAATCGCGATTCGGAGTTTGATTTCCAGCCGAAGGGCGGACAAACTCTGGGATCGACTACAGTTGGCAGTGGAGCGGCTGCACCCAGTTTCGAGTTGGCCACTCCGTTGGCCATGCGACTGGAGGCCACCATTAAGATGGCAAGCATTGAACAGGAATCTGACACGGTATCCACGGCGACGGGCAAGACCATAGCCGCCGGTTCGAAATTACAAAGACATCCCAGCGACTCCGAGTCGCGGCCTGAAAAGAAGATTCCG CCACCACTAACGCCACCGGTGAAGCAGCCTGGAGTAAGCAATATCCTAGCCCGAACTGGAAGTTccggctccagctccagcagtCCTGGACGTCAGAGTTCCCAGAGCTCTCTATTCGAGAACTTTGCCTCCCATGCCAAGGAACTGGTGCGCGAAACAACGCGCCAGAGCAGCCAGGAGGGTCTACTGGCCCATGTGGATAAG TTTACGCTGCACGCAAAGAAGGCAGCTGGAGAGGCTTCCAAGCAGGCCCTGGAAGTGTCCAAACAGGCGGCTGGAGTGAGCAAGAATACCCTCGAAGATCTCACATATGTAGGCAAATCGACGCTGGGCGATCTTACCAAAACGGCCAAGGAGGCTGCCACCAAGAAAGGTATTATTAAGATCGAGGAGCATTCGGCGGGCGGAGCTGGACCACCGCCAAAGTCACCCGGATCCCAGCTGGCGACACACAAGCAGGTGCAGCAATCGGGCGGCCAGGGTGGTGGCAACAACTTCTTCTCCGCGATTGGGACGGATTTCAATGGGCTAgcctcatccacatccaccaTGTTCTCGGGCATGTTTGGTAAAA AGAGCCAACAAAAGCAGGTTCCTGTACAGCAAAAGCAACCTAACGTATCCGCTGGGAAGGCCAAGTCTGGCATTAATTTCGATCCATTTCCTGGACGCAAGGGACTCGTGGAGCGGACGCCGTTGATCAAGCATTCGGGTCCTAGGCAAACACAAGAGGAGCTGACCCGCCAGCAAAACCAGGAGCGTTCGCATAGTAATGCCGAAAATCAGACCTTCCTCAAGGATGTGACCAATCAGGTGCTCGCTGGAGAGGGAGTCGGTTGGCTGAAGCTCAATCGGTTTAAGAAGCTAATGGAGGACGAGTCATATCGCACACTGGTGCTTAGCAAGCTCAATAAGACGCTGGACAAGAAGATTGCCCCAGATGATCATATTGACGATGTG TGCGTGACGAAGCCCGTGTGGAAGGGTATGCTGAAGTGCATCCAGGCCATAGCCGGCGGGTTGGACGTGACCTTTGCGAATTTCGGCCTAGGCGGTATGGCTTCTGTTTTCCAGCTGATGGAGGTAGCCCACACGCATTATTGGAGCAAGGAGATCAACGAGGGCAGCGACATGTCCTCGAGCCTGCTCTCCAGTCACGCCGCCAGTCCCATGGGCAGTAGAGAGAACCTGCGATCACCTAGCTCACCAAATGGCTCCCACTCGGCATTGGGCAGTGAGTGGGCATCGCCGCAGGAATCACGAAAGAGTTCCACTCAATTGGCACACGGTGGACCAGGTGGTTCGCATTCGGGAGCACCGATTAACCGACGATTGTCGTCGGCGGATAGCCAGGATGGTCAGTCCACCACGGAGATGTTCAAGGATATGCTGTCGCAGAAAAGAAGTGCCTTGAAGAACATGCTCACCTCCTTCGATTCAGAT ACAACCACGTCGAAGGATTCGAAAAAGAGCTCTGGCAATCTGTGGTCGGGCAAGTCAACGCTTAGTGCCGGATTTCGTTATACTGGAGGACACCTGATCAACACGTCATCTTCTCCGTCGCCGGACAGTCCGCGGGTTTACCTCTTCGAAGGGTTGCTGGGCAAGGATCGCCTCAATCTTTGGAACCAAATGCAATTCTGGGAGGATGCCTTCCTCGACGCTGTCAGTCAGGAGCGTGATATGATCGGCATGGATCAG GGTCCTATTGAAATGATGGAGCGCTACAAATCACTAAGTGAATCGGAGCGCAAGCGTCTTGAACACGACGAGGATCGTTTGCTATCCACAATGCTCTACAACCTGACGGCCATCCTGGTGATGCTGAATGTCGCCAAGGACGAGATCCGGCGCAAGATTCGACGCCTCCTTGGAAAGAGTCATATTGGCTTGGTGTACTCCCAGGAGGTGCACAATGTGGTCGATCAGATAAACAATCTG AATGGAAATGACATTGATCTAAAGCCCTTGGGTTCACGATTGCTGCACCGCCAGAGCTTCACCGTCCACCAGGGCACAGATGTGAACGGACCACTACGATTTATGGAGGTGCGGGACGATGGTCTGGTACTCCGATCAGTGGATGGCACCATTGTGGAGCGCTGGTGGTACGAGCGGCTGGTCAACATGACCTATTCACCCAAGACCAAGCTGCTCTGCCTGTGGCGCCGCAATGGCGGTCAGACGCAATTGCACAAATACTACACACGAAAG TGCAAGGAGCTGTACAATTGCATCAAGGAGGCCATGGAACGGGGCGGCACGCCCACCAATGTACCCGAGCTGGGCGGCGAGTTTCCCGTTCAGGACATGAACACAGGCGAGGGCGGCCTGCTGCAGGTGTGCCTCGAGGGTGTCGGTTTGTTGTTCTCCAACAGCAAG TTTTTCGTCCGATTGGACCACATCCGCAAGTGCTTCACCCAGAAGGGTGGCATTTTTGTACTGGAGGAGTACA ATCCCAAGACGCGCAATCTCATTCAACGAAAGTACCAGTCAAGCATG TCCGATCAGATTTGCTACTCGGTGCTGTGCGTATTCTCCTACGTGGCCGCCGGTCAGGACCAGAAGAAGAATCCGGTGGTCATCACTCCGCAAATCCAGGACATTCATGCccagcagaagcaaaagcaccagcagcaacagcaacatcagcagccgcagcagcagcagcagccacatcaaACGACCACGCAGCAAAATCAGCCCACAGCAGTAGCATCTGCAGTGCCCACAACAACTGCTCCAGCCGGACAAGTCAATCCCAACCGGATGACGGCCAAATCGCAAGCCGGCAGCATCTCCATACGGCACACGGTGCCCATGCAGAAGCCCACCATCACCATGTCCACGGTGCAGCCGCAGGCCAGGATGCCAGCCCAGGTTGCAACCGCATCTGTTCCGGTCACTGTGCCAGTTCCCCCCACTCCCGCTCCACCCACATCCAATCCCGCCAAGCTGCCGCAATTGCCGCCGCGCGTACCGTCGCAACCTTCGACGGAAAGCCTGGCCTCGATCTCATCACCGCCGCCAAAGCTACGGACACCCATGTCCGCTCCACCCGGACCACCGCCGGCCATACCGCCGCGCACGGGGGCCATTTCACGTAGCGGATCGGTACCGGCGGCCCGATCCTTTGTCCGCCAGGCATCGGCAAATTCTACACCGCCACAGTATACGCCACAGCCGCCGCCGCCCTTCGTGATACCCAAGCGGCACAGTGGACTGGCCAGGGCATCCACCTTGTCATCATCCACATCGCCATCGATGTCATCATCATCCGCCTCCAATCATCCCGGGCATTCGCAGTCGCAGCAGCGCGCCAGTCACGGCAGCGTCGCCGCTGTGCTGCAATCAATGCCGGAGGCTGAGCCCGGTTACGGATCCGGCTCCGGTTCAATATCCGGCTCCAGTTCCGGCTCCGGTTCGGCATCGGGCTCCATTGCCAGCGCTTCACCGCAGGCCCATCGCAAGCACTGACGAAGGAGTTCGTTCTTTAAGTTTGGaggcggcggaggcggaggtggtggcggcggaCCAGGGGGCGGGGCCAATCCAGGGGcaggaggcggtggcggcggacAGATGGGCGAGGAGCCACACCCACATGCCCATCGACGTGACGTCTGCCGCACCATCTGTATCCCCTGGCTGTGA